CTACCTATGGAAGCGAAGTTCCTGGAGGCAACCCCGGTCTaaccgcccacccccacccctttccatCTCGGGGGTGAACTGGGGCCTTTTGCTCCAGAGAGGACAGGGCACAAGAGCAACTGCCCCTGACTTTCCCTTGAGTTCTGGGaattcatctttctctttctctctttctccacccctactctttctctccccctcacttgGCCGCGTGGCCACAGGGCTCACAGTATGAACTCAAGGACAACCCCGGGGTGCACCCTGCCACCTTTGCTGCCCACACGGCTCCGGCCTATTATCCCTATGGCCAGTTCCAGTACGGGGATCCCGGGCGGCCCAAGAACGCCACGCGCGAGAGCACCAGCACGCTCAAGGCCTGGCTCAACGAGCACCGCAAGAACCCCTACCCCACCAAGGGCGAGAAGATCATGCTGGCCATCATCACCAAGATGACCCTCACGCAGGTCTCCACCTGGTTCGCCAACGCGCGCAGGCGCCTCAAGAAAGAGAACAAGGTGACCTGGGGCGCACGCAGCAAGGACCAGGAGGACGGCGCCCTTTTCGGAAGCGACACGGAGGGCGACCCCGAGAAGGCCGAGGATGATGAAGAGATCGATCTGGAAAGCATCGACATCGACAAGATCGACGAGCACGATGGTGACCAGAGCAATGAGGACGATGAGGACAAGGCCGAGGCCCCTCGAGCGCCCACAGTGCCCACCGCCCTCGCTCGGGACCAGGGATCGCCGCTGGCAGCCGCGGACGCGCTCAAGACCCAAGGCTCgcccctgggcctggccaagGAGGTCCCGGAGCCGGGCAGCACTCGCTTGCTGAGTCCGGGCGCAGCGGCGGGCGGCCTTCAGGGTGCGCCTCACAGCAAACCCAAGATCTGGTCGCTGGCCGAGACAGCCACCAGCCCCGACGGCGCGCCCAAGGCCTCGCCGCCGCCCTCCGGCCATCCCAGCGCGCACGGGCCCCCTGCGGGCGCGCCGTTGCAACACCCCGCCTTTCTGCCCAGCCACGGACTGTACACCTGCCACATCGGCAAATTCTCCAACTGGACCAACGGGGCCTTCCTGGCGCAGGGCTCGCTGCTCAACATGCGCTCCTTTCTGGGCGTCGGCACGCCCCACGCTGCGCCCCACGGCCCCCATCTGCCAgcgccgccgccaccgcccgTCGCCGTAGCCTCGGGGATGCTCCATGGCGACAAGGCCTCGTCCCGCAGCAGCCCGGCGCTCCCAGGTATGGCCCTGGGAGCGATTTTCCAGTCCTGGGCCAGGAATCTTGAGCCTGGGCTGGTCGTGGGGGCGGGAGGCACCGGCCCGGGAGGGAGAGACGCAGTGGCCGCAGAGCCCGGCTGAGCAGTAACCCTCATTTGAATTCggggagcctggccagggccctcgGGCACTCCTGAGAGAGCTGTGCGCTGTCACCACAGTCCTGCCGGGAGGAGAAGGGGATGTTTCTTTTGGAGACTGCCCCAGTGGCGGGAGGGAATGAGTTGGGGAGGAGGCCTGCgcacctctgcccccaccctcacccccacttgTCTCCCGGTCCTAAttatgcctctccctctccctcgcagAGAGAGACATTGTCCCCAGGCCGGACTCGCCGCCACAGCAGTTAAAGTCGCCCTTCCAGCCGGTGCGCGACAAGTGAGTGCCCTTTGCTTTACCACTGGTtcagggagggagcagggttgGTTGGCGGTGGGGTCGCGCAGTCAGTGTTGAAGGGACCTTGTTCACCCGCCTAAGTGGCCCGGCCAGCTGAGTCCACCCGGGTTTCTCCCGAGCCGGGAGCCGCGTGGGCCAGGCGACCCGTTCCCCCGCCCCCTGGGCGCTTGTCTGGCTGACCCAGCGATGCCGGGTCCCAGCGTCCATCCTCTGACAGTGCCTTTGCCTTTTTGTCTTGCTGTGTTTTCCCCGCAGCTCGCTGGCCCCACAGGAGGGAACGCCTCGGATCCTAGCAGCCCTCCCGTCCGCCTGATTCAGGGTCTTCTTTTAGttttgcggggggaggggggaggagtttgggagggaggggatgagggAGGAATTAAGACAAATATTTCAGACTGGTGTAAAGAACAAACATGGCAACGACGTCAAATGACTCCCGTCCATCGCTTTCTGCAGAAAGGGGCTCGTCCCCGCCGAGCTCGCTGGAGTTCAGACAGCTGGCCTCCGCCTGCGACTGGGCTCTGGTGGCTGTCACCAGGCTCTGGTTGATTATCGGCTGGGTAAATGCCCCCACGtgcttgtgtcttttttttttttcctttctttctgtatATAGAGTGATTTCAGATTGTAAATAGCGCGTCAGCGAACTTGTCTAAATCATATATTTTTGTCTaataaactaaatgaaatgaagccACTGTTCCTGCTGCTCTTTGTGGCTGTGGGTTCCTGAGTCCCAGAATTCTTGCAGGGCCCAAGTGCCCCAggcgtggggtggggaggagaggcccCTCAGAGAGCTCCCACCCAGGTGGTGGGTGTTTCTCAGTCTTGGTTGTTGAATTTGTGATATTGTCATTAGGGCAGTTTCTTGTTGACAGTTTGATTCTTAACAACTCTTACACATATATGTGGGACACCCCTTTCTCAGGACAAAAATGAGTTCGATTTTAGTCCGTTTCTAAACCGATTTCTTAAAGTGGGCAACAGTggtgaaaaaaaatttccaatcTTGTCCCCAAAGGGGAACTTAAAATTTGAAATCAATGTATACTTCGTTGTCTCAACTGCATGGTTGCGCAGGTCTTTCATGGGTAGAATGAGGACATAATGGAGTGAAATTTTGCTTTGAATCTATTTTCAGTTATTTGGCTAAAATCAAACGTGGAGAAATTggaagactttttaaaactctCCTGATGGAGAGCGGGGATGCAGGGTAGGGGTGTTCTCTGGGCGTGTGAGCTAGGCGACTGGGTAGTGGtggtggggagaaaaagagggggagGTTTTGGTCTTCAAGGGACGCCCCCTTTAAATTGCTGCGCCCTGGAGGGGGTGCAATGAGTGAGCGAGCCAAGGACCAAATAAATCCCCAGAGGTTCTAGGCggggcctgcaggcagctgggagtCAGGCGAGAGACAATGCTGGCCCGCTCCGGCCTCGCGCGCACGCGGGAAGGCAATGGCCTGGAGGCTCGGGACCGCGTTTCGCTCCCAGCAAGACCCGCCGCAGCAGCCTGCTTCGTGCAGGGTCAAGATGACTTTGTTAAATTTGTGAAAACCAAGAAAGCAAACATTGCCAAAACTGCCAGTGAGAGAAGGAGGTGGCCTGCGGGGAACCTTCCCCGTGGGGAAGAGACCGAGTCCCCGCGTCCTACAgagccctcccccacaccctcccccggGGCCTGATGCTGGCCCTGGAGCCCCTTCAGGACCCTCCGTCCCGGGCCGCTAGCGGCGGCTAGGGGCGGGGCTGTCTGTCCCGGCTCCTccggggctggggaaagggggtgggattTGTCTGAAAAGGTTGGGTCGCTACCCTCTCTGGTGCTCGCTTCTTTCTCCAGCGGCCCCGTGCGCCCAGCGGTCTAGATGAAGGGTCCATTCCCCACCCCCGTGAAGGAGGCGCGTAGGACGTGGCGAGGGGCAGCGGGGACGGCTGGCGGGTGGGGGTGCGCAGCAGGCGGGGCGGGTGGAGCCGCGGGAGGAACGGGGCTTCGGAGCCAAGCGGAAGGCCGGTTTAGGCCGTGGTGGAGCTGCTTCCAGTCCGAATGGACGTGTTCGAGGCGCCCTCTATGGGCCGAAAGCGGAATGAGGTCCTGAAGGCAGCGCAGTTCTCCTGGGGTGTGGTGCAGAATTTGGGGGTGCTGGCCCTTGGGAATGCCGCGGACAAAAGCTTAGATTTGTGGTTTGTGATTTTTTGTGTTCTTGGGCGCCACCCACTTGTTTGAATTTTGGGAATGCGGTGCCTGGCCTGCTGGTAGGCTGCTGGTAttgaagcgggggggggggggggcatggggggggggagtgggtccCAGACTCCAAGCAGGTCGTTTTCATTGTCTCAAGTGGGTTATGCGGATTCAGAGAGGAGTTCCTCCTCTAGGGCTTTGGAGGTCAGCGCCCTGGGCTCTCCTCCTTCCAGAGTTCTTGGAGACAGTGTGCACCAGCGGTGTCCTGAGGCTTTTGAGGAGGAATGTAGTCCTTGGCCCAAGGACATGCTGCTTTGGCATCCAGTGTGCTGGGAGACCCCTTCTGCGTGACTGCTGGAAGCAGCAGGTGGGATTCAGGTGGGCAGTAGATTCTTCTGCCAGCAGGCCTCTACTATTTTAAATCAAATAGGAAGGTCCAGACAGGCATCTGCTGCTTGCCCACCCTATAAGTCCATTTTTTAATCCGATACATTTGGGAACCTCAGTGCTGTCCCTTAGGTGGCTGGGCCAGCAGGTGCTCACCAGCAGGACTCCAGGCCTCAGAACTCAGTAGCCTGTGCTCACTCCTGGGGACTAGAGAGGCCTCCTGTACAAAGAAGTCAGATCACCAGTCccagaattatttttcttgaaggaAAAGctagaaatgaatttttaatggaGCACTGAAGagcatttttgttctttctgtgCTATTTGTTTACATCTTTCCCAACAACGCAGCTACCTAGGCGTGTGCAGCCTGCGGGCTTGCAGGGCCCATGGGAATGCCTGTGCAAATATCATTTCAGCTCCTAAAATATCTGGGGAGAGACATAGACACCCACTTTTTTTCCTGAAAGCCAAAGCAGAAGTTCCTTTGCAGCTTTCTGCCACCGCAAAGCTGCTGTCCcattccacccctgcccagggacAGACTCAGAGGGTGGCAGTAGTTCTGTGACCTGCAAGGAGGAGCCTGAACCCAAAAAGGGATAGACTTGAGGGATGTCTGCAGGATTAATGTTTGCACCTTGGTACCCCCTCCTCCATAGGTGACAGACTACCTTGTGTCCAGGACAGATTTCTGTCTCCACTGAGTCTTCTGGTGGGGGAGGGTAAGAAATCCTGTCTAGAGACATTCCTCTTTCTGCCTCAGCCCAGGCTGGTACCCAGGTGATAGGATCATCTGAAGCACAGGCCTTCTAGATTCCTGGCCTGAGGACTTGAGGAGTgggcccaggccccaccctgatTGTGACCTGCAGGAGTCTCTGCTCCCAccactcttccctccccctcccatcaaTTATATCCCCAGCACATTTATCTAGTCTGCAATATGGAGAATTCATATTCATATCTTGGTTTTAGTGGTCTGACACTGATTAATGTCATACGCGCATTGGCTCGGAGGGGCGCGCCACCAGATGAATCATGCCCTATAAAGTTTCAGTTGTCCTTGTAGATGGGACTCTATCAGAGCTCAGAAGCCAagaagggggatggggaggggaggaaagagggggggagaaggaaagaaaaggagagagggagggcagggtgggCTGTGGTTCCCAGGTGCTCTTGGCCCTGTGTGGGAGGCTGGGAACCCTGGTCCCTTTGCCAGAACTCTTCTCCCCAGCTGGGCACTTCCATTTCAGtcctcctcagcctccctcttcccttcccttccagatGGTTCCTCTCAAGGCAGGCTCAGGGTGAGGCTGGGCCTTCCAGGTAAAGACGTTGAGTTTATGGACACTGATTTGGGGACACTGAAGCCCTCAATACTCTCCAGAAAGTGACAGGGTTCAGTTTGCCAGCAGGAATATGGTTTTGAAAAGTTTGGGGGTGTGGTTTGACAGGAGGGAAGAAAGCCCAGCCCAAGGAGGGTTGCTGGGTAAGGGGGTTCCTTGAAGGTTTAGGGGGCCTGGGCCTTGGGAACTTGGAAGGCCCTAAGGGACTCCACAGCCTGTGCTGCATGGTCACATCGCAGAACCCAGCACTGATGAGTCAGCTGGGCTTCCAGAACCCCAAAGGAGAATCTGTGGGGTACCAGACACTGAGTTCAAGCCTTGTGGCCCTGCAGTTCGCCAGGTCTCAGAGGTGTCTTGGTGAATATTCTTGCCATATCTAGCTGGCCTGGACCTGGCTCCAGGCATAGAGGGCAAGCAGGGAAGGGGGTGGCTGAAGTCTGCAATCCAGGGTGGATGGCCAGGAGACAGCTAGGCGGTAGGGCCTCTGTGCTTTGGGAGTGATGGCCCTCCCAGCTGCCTGGAGATGTGCCTGAGCCTGTGTGGAGGAGCAACCTCCAACCCCCAAACATTTCCTTGGCTCTGGCCGCCCACCCCAGGGATCAGATGAATGGTCTCCAAGTAAAAAGTCCCCAGATATCAGGTGCGGGTGCTTGCTCAGCTGGGGAGGGAGAACTTCCCATGTCTTCCGAGCCTGGTGGAGCCAGGGTCTCTATTTATAGCTCCTGAGCTGAAAGGCGACAGAAGGTCACCCCTGGGGACTGCTGGGGGCCTTTTGTGCCCCTGCTTCTGAAGCTGGATATAGATCCTCTTCCCTCCCACTAAGGACCTCTGAGAGTGGGCCCGCTGAGGGCAGCTGGTTTGTCAGTGCAGAAAGCACTGGATGTGGGACCCACAGTACAGTTAGAGGCCCATgacaatgttttaatttatttttaaatgaaaagaaaacaggaacttTTAGGTGGAAGACAATGTGTTAATATATAATATCAATTTATTCATCTCCAACCAATACAGTTGCGACATTTATTGTTTAACATTTGTTTTCAGTGGAGGGAGAGGTCCAACACCCAGGAAAGTCACTTTGTGGCCCAGGCCAAGGAGATCCTGGAGCTGCCTAAAATCGTGGAAATGCTTTAAATGGGATGTCAGAGAATTGAGGTGGTCCCTGAACCTAGGAGCTCCCCCCCACTTTCCCGCTCCCCGGTGGACCTTGCCATCTCACATTCAGGCAGCAGGGACTCATGGCACTGAGGCCAAGTCTCCAGAGCCCCCAAGCTGTTGACCTGAACCTTCTTGCCCTGGGGGAGCAGGCAGAGGCCAGAGTCAGGGCGGATCTGCctaccccagctccctgccccacaTGACGTCCAGGGAAGGAAAGGCCAGTACTCCCAGGCAGGCAAAGGGCAGTGGtcggggtgggagcaggggccaAGCAGCCCCCTACCTACCTCGTGAGGGGCACAAGGGGCAGCCCTTTCTGCGcgctgctgtttggcttctgagGACGCCGCGGGGTCTCTGATCCCCTAATCCATTTATCCAGCGTCTTGAGTGCTGGGCTGAATGCAGAGACACAATGGCCTGGGCTGCAActgggggctggtgggggaaAGTGGCTACCCAGCGAGACCCCGCCTCCGGATTCTGATCACATCTCCCCCATCGCCACCATCCTGCTGGGGCGGGGTCCCAGAGCTTGAAATCACGCTTATAGTGTAAATCATCTAAACGTACGGTTTCTCTGCTGTGCGTTTGCAGTTTGAGCCGAGGTGCTAGTGGGGGGTGAGTTGGAGTAGGGGGCgcctgggcagctcctgccccgGACACGGGACACCCAGCAACAACCCAGCTtgtctttcttcagtgtctttccCTGTTTGCTTGTTTGTAGTCCTTGTTGTAGCTTTGCTTGTTACTGAATTTTAAACGTATGCTTAATTGCCAGGTTCTGGGTTAGCTCCAGCaatgtctgaaaatattaaatacatcGAGGAGACGGTGggcaagagaaattaaaaaggtGCTCCTTGCACGGAATGTTAAAAAGATCCGACAATGAAGTGATtaacatttttatgaataaaattaatCACGCATTAACTCTGCAGCCAGCACCTCTGAAAGGCGGCCCCTTTCTTACACCCCTGAGCTGGAGGCCGCCTTGGCCCAATGCAAACACCCAGCCACCAGGCAATTGCAGATATTTATGAAAGGACAATCAGGAATAGATATCTAAATTtgaggcaagggaaacaaaaccTCCCAAAACACCAACACTACACATGGAGCAACATTAAAAAAGCAAcggcctttttttctttttttctttttagcaaacCCTCCATCGAAACAGGCCACTCCCATGCTCAGACGTGCAGGTGGGATGGTGTGGACCTGGTCGTGGAGGGCAGCAGAAGGTAACCTGGGACACAAGGCTGAGCCCCAGGGCTCCCCTCTggggccctcctcctgggccaagCTTCTGGCAAAGTGACTCAAATGAGAGGGCGGACCTTATTAAAATTTCCACTCTTCAAGATAATAAAGTGCGATTCCTGCTCTCAGgactcagctctctctctctctctctctctctctctctctctctctctctctctctcctttctaatCTCTTGCCACTGCGGTTTTGGGAGGGTTCCAGCAGGCTGTACAAAGGGACACGCAGGCATCTGAAGTGTCTGTCACTCGGCAGCTGTGGCAGAGGCGCGCCATTGCCATTTTGCGGGGGCTCCCGGCTCCTGTGCGCAGCAGAAGGTGAATCAAAGCCCCGGCTTCCTCAGCCCCACGCATTCCTCACCGCGGTGGCACAGCTCTGAGCTCCGAGAACCAACAGAACCACGGGCCCTATTTGAGTTGatatattaatatttactgagGATTTGCAAGGTCGGGACTAAATGTCAGCAGATTGCTGGGGCAGTCCTGTGGGGAATAATTAAACAAATCTCCCAGCAGTTCAGCCTCTTAACATCTTTATTAATCTcacccccccctccacacacacactcctgaaaGAGTATGCAGAAATATTGCTTTTACAACCTTAGAGAAAATTCAGAATCAGGGTGATGTGATAGTGAATAAAATGCTGTGCGGTGGAGGTTTGCTCTTGGCCCCTCCCAGGCAGATGTTCCAGAGGAGGGATGGCTCTGATGTGCGAATTACAGCCAAGCGGTTGTCATTCTCACCTGCCCCTCAATCAAGTTTATCCCGACCAATTTGCCAAACACAATCACACTGTTTCTGTGATTTGATCCTCACCCGTGGTCCACTCTGCTGGCTACGGAGGCCTGCCTTCTTTAACGTGATTACAGCATGCACTTTACTACAAGTTGGACAATTCTCTTTAATAAGCCTCATAATTAGTGTTGGGATGCCTCATTACAAGCCATAGCCTGTAGCAGTCCTAGGCCAAGCAGCCCTCTGcaatctgatttattttttatcaggCAGCAGGAGCTGTCTGGAGTTTTTGTTTGTATAATGGGGACCCGCACCAGGCCCCGAGTGTAAAAACACCACCAGGAAATTAATTGCTTCTGTGTGGATCCACTGCAGATGGGTCCTGTTGATCAGAATGGTTATATTTTTGACTTTGCTATCCTGCGGTgagttgttaaaaaataaaatgaaagccagCAATGCAAACATATTAGCATCAATATAGATTCAGTCTGGCGTAATTGAAAACACGGGCTTCTGAGGAGGCTGTGCAGGGGAAGTCCACGTTTCTGGTGAGACCTgttccttcctgtcctctgtcgAGGTCcgaatttatttgtttatatgtgcatatatttatttattgcttctcAGTGGGACCACCTCCCTGCAGACATGTGGCTGGAATTGCAATTGGTTTCTGACAGAAAGATCTACTTACAGTCACAAACACCCACTGCGGGGgaatccccccaccccacgcctGACACCAAGGCCTCTGGTTGAGGTCGGTGGTGTGGTGCTCTCATAACTGTGTGGGGACACCAAGAGAAAGGTGGGCCTCACCTGCTCATCCAGGCTCCACCTGAAGGGGCCTCAGGTGGCCTTGGGTGGTCAGGGCTTATGTGCACACTGTGTTTGCGtggctgtgtatgtgtgtgtgtgtgtgtgtgtgtgtgtgtgtgtgtgtgtgatgtgtgacTAAGCTGAGTGGACAGATCTTTGCCATATGCCCTCTGCACTGCTCTGGGctcagatataaataaatgaagaaagtgcccttccttctctctgcccTTTCATCAGACCACTTGATCCCTAAATTCTGATGAGGTTGCAAATGACTCCTCCAACTGAGAACAGTTTAAGGATATTTTTAGACCAATCAGCCCCTGAGTTAGAATTTGTTGCTATATCTTATGTTCTTGGCACTGGGCAGTTAATTGCTGGCTATTCCAATTGGATGGATCACTGTCAATTGTGGTTTAGGTTTGGGTCTCATATgcgcctcccaccccccaccccccaccgttTTTTTTCCTAAAGGAGGTTCATGAGCTTCTATCTCTGAATCATTTTTGAGGCTCTTACAGCTCAGCTGTCTGGTTTTCTTGTTCAGCTCTGCGTTGGGATGGAGTTTATAAATTTTCAGCTCTGATAATTCTGCAGACAATCCCTTATTTATGGGAAAAAGTAATGTAAGGATGATAGTGAGACATTTCTGTTTAGGAAAATTACtgtttcatatgcaaaagcacaCCCTGCTCTGACTTCCTGTGTGCACACAGAAGCATCAGGTGTTTCTGCGGCAGTGAGAACAGACACTAGAACCATTCTCATTCCATTTGCAAAGTCCTGTGGATGGGAGGATGCTAGCATTCTCTCAGAATGTCGTGATACGCCAGGTTACAATGGTCTCATGGACCAGGTAGGCCTGGGCTCCCAGAATTTAGGaatcatgtggtctgatgaaagGGCAGAGCTAAGCTGTGTAAATAGTTTCTCTTAAAGAATCAGCTGCAAAAGTCTCTAGTATCACCTTTCCTGGTTCATTAACACTTGGACCTGGCCTGGAACAGACCTTTCTAAAGGTTTGCAGAAACAAACAAGTTCATCTTTATTGATAAGAATTATCCATGCTCTCAGAGGGAGGCAATCCTCTGGGGCATCCATGCAATGCTTCTTTGCAGACCCTTAGGGACCACACTGGTCACCGCAAACACACCCATCGCTGTGCAGAGCTGCCTGAAGATAGTAGATCTTTCTTGACATCCCACTGTGTCCATGGCCAGCAGTGCCATATATTAGTTCGCAgctgtaaaaatgaaaacactgcaGTGTTACCCGCCCCTGCTAATGGCGAGGACTTAAGTGAATGGCAGTTCGACATTTCTTATACAGCAGCAATACTCTGGGTCCTCGAGTCTCTAGACAGTCCATTCCATTGCTCTCACCTTAATTTGAGGGTTGCTGATTATTTGCGCATATACTTAACCTTTATCTGTGCataaaattttccctttttactatTCATGCTGTTAAGAATTCAAAAGGTAGATGGCAGTTGCCCCAGACATAGctaaaggatgtgtgtgtgtgtgtgtgtgtgtgtgtgtgtgtgtgtgtgtatgagtttgTGAGTTTCTTCTTTAGTCACAACCAAGCTGAGAGTGTTTGGTGGAAAGCAGTTGTAAGGGGCACCTGGGGTTACAGAGTGACAACCTCCTGTTGCAGTGTTCTCTGAGTGCAAGAGGCAGGCCGAGAGCTAATCACAGCTGGCCTAATGGAAGGATGAGACACTCCCAAGGAGAAGCCAAGATGGAAAGTTCATTAAATCCCTGCACCCACTCTCCTCAATGCCCCCTCaccctcatcctatataataaaagagtaatatgcaaattgactctaacagcagaaccactgggaatgactagtcactataacacacactgaccaccagggggcagacgctcaatgcaggagatgccccctggtggtcagtgtgctcccacagggggagctctgctcagccacaagccaggctgacggctgccagtacagtggtggtggcgggagcctctcctgcctcctcagcagcactaaggatgtctgactgcagcttagacctgctccccgctggcaagtggacatctcccgagggctcccgggctgccagagggatgtttgccagcttagacccaatcccctggggagtgggcctaagccagcaggtggacatcccccaaggggtcccagattgtgagagggcacaggcccggctgagggacccctccgagtgcacaaatttttgtgcaccgggcctctagtttaaaaataaagatc
This is a stretch of genomic DNA from Myotis daubentonii chromosome 4, mMyoDau2.1, whole genome shotgun sequence. It encodes these proteins:
- the IRX1 gene encoding iroquois-class homeodomain protein IRX-1 isoform X1; the protein is MSFPQLGYPQYLSAAGPGAYGGERPGVLAAAAAAAAAASSGRPGAADLGAGAGAAAVTSVLGMYAAAGPYAGAPNYSAFLPYAADLSLFSQMGSQYELKDNPGVHPATFAAHTAPAYYPYGQFQYGDPGRPKNATRESTSTLKAWLNEHRKNPYPTKGEKIMLAIITKMTLTQVSTWFANARRRLKKENKVTWGARSKDQEDGALFGSDTEGDPEKAEDDEEIDLESIDIDKIDEHDGDQSNEDDEDKAEAPRAPTVPTALARDQGSPLAAADALKTQGSPLGLAKEVPEPGSTRLLSPGAAAGGLQGAPHSKPKIWSLAETATSPDGAPKASPPPSGHPSAHGPPAGAPLQHPAFLPSHGLYTCHIGKFSNWTNGAFLAQGSLLNMRSFLGVGTPHAAPHGPHLPAPPPPPVAVASGMLHGDKASSRSSPALPERDIVPRPDSPPQQLKSPFQPVRDNKPSIETGHSHAQTCRWDGVDLVVEGSRR
- the IRX1 gene encoding iroquois-class homeodomain protein IRX-1 isoform X3; amino-acid sequence: MSFPQLGYPQYLSAAGPGAYGGERPGVLAAAAAAAAAASSGRPGAADLGAGAGAAAVTSVLGMYAAAGPYAGAPNYSAFLPYAADLSLFSQMGSQYELKDNPGVHPATFAAHTAPAYYPYGQFQYGDPGRPKNATRESTSTLKAWLNEHRKNPYPTKGEKIMLAIITKMTLTQVSTWFANARRRLKKENKVTWGARSKDQEDGALFGSDTEGDPEKAEDDEEIDLESIDIDKIDEHDGDQSNEDDEDKAEAPRAPTVPTALARDQGSPLAAADALKTQGSPLGLAKEVPEPGSTRLLSPGAAAGGLQGAPHSKPKIWSLAETATSPDGAPKASPPPSGHPSAHGPPAGAPLQHPAFLPSHGLYTCHIGKFSNWTNGAFLAQGSLLNMRSFLGVGTPHAAPHGPHLPAPPPPPVAVASGMLHGDKASSRSSPALPERDIVPRPDSPPQQLKSPFQPVRDNTPLPELSTFLLKDGT
- the IRX1 gene encoding iroquois-class homeodomain protein IRX-1 isoform X2, with the translated sequence MSFPQLGYPQYLSAAGPGAYGGERPGVLAAAAAAAAAASSGRPGAADLGAGAGAAAVTSVLGMYAAAGPYAGAPNYSAFLPYAADLSLFSQMGSQYELKDNPGVHPATFAAHTAPAYYPYGQFQYGDPGRPKNATRESTSTLKAWLNEHRKNPYPTKGEKIMLAIITKMTLTQVSTWFANARRRLKKENKVTWGARSKDQEDGALFGSDTEGDPEKAEDDEEIDLESIDIDKIDEHDGDQSNEDDEDKAEAPRAPTVPTALARDQGSPLAAADALKTQGSPLGLAKEVPEPGSTRLLSPGAAAGGLQGAPHSKPKIWSLAETATSPDGAPKASPPPSGHPSAHGPPAGAPLQHPAFLPSHGLYTCHIGKFSNWTNGAFLAQGSLLNMRSFLGVGTPHAAPHGPHLPAPPPPPVAVASGMLHGDKASSRSSPALPERDIVPRPDSPPQQLKSPFQPVRDNSLAPQEGTPRILAALPSA
- the IRX1 gene encoding iroquois-class homeodomain protein IRX-1 isoform X5 — encoded protein: MIGSQYELKDNPGVHPATFAAHTAPAYYPYGQFQYGDPGRPKNATRESTSTLKAWLNEHRKNPYPTKGEKIMLAIITKMTLTQVSTWFANARRRLKKENKVTWGARSKDQEDGALFGSDTEGDPEKAEDDEEIDLESIDIDKIDEHDGDQSNEDDEDKAEAPRAPTVPTALARDQGSPLAAADALKTQGSPLGLAKEVPEPGSTRLLSPGAAAGGLQGAPHSKPKIWSLAETATSPDGAPKASPPPSGHPSAHGPPAGAPLQHPAFLPSHGLYTCHIGKFSNWTNGAFLAQGSLLNMRSFLGVGTPHAAPHGPHLPAPPPPPVAVASGMLHGDKASSRSSPALPERDIVPRPDSPPQQLKSPFQPVRDNKPSIETGHSHAQTCRWDGVDLVVEGSRR
- the IRX1 gene encoding iroquois-class homeodomain protein IRX-1 isoform X4 translates to MSFPQLGYPQYLSAAGPGAYGGERPGVLAAAAAAAAAASSGRPGAADLGAGAGAAAVTSVLGMYAAAGPYAGAPNYSAFLPYAADLSLFSQMGSQYELKDNPGVHPATFAAHTAPAYYPYGQFQYGDPGRPKNATRESTSTLKAWLNEHRKNPYPTKGEKIMLAIITKMTLTQVSTWFANARRRLKKENKVTWGARSKDQEDGALFGSDTEGDPEKAEDDEEIDLESIDIDKIDEHDGDQSNEDDEDKAEAPRAPTVPTALARDQGSPLAAADALKTQGSPLGLAKEVPEPGSTRLLSPGAAAGGLQGAPHSKPKIWSLAETATSPDGAPKASPPPSGHPSAHGPPAGAPLQHPAFLPSHGLYTCHIGKFSNWTNGAFLAQGSLLNMRSFLGVGTPHAAPHGPHLPAPPPPPVAVASGMLHGDKASSRSSPALPERDIVPRPDSPPQQLKSPFQPVRDKAAL